A section of the Elizabethkingia anophelis R26 genome encodes:
- a CDS encoding HD domain-containing protein encodes MSDLISKTIEFVKKKLEGAEAGHDWFHIERVWKLSKKIAETEKCNTEVVELGALLHDIADPKFHNGDENIGPDTATAFLESESVDVDTIQQVIFIIRNISFKNRNEAPKEKPIELQVVQDADRLDAIGAIGIARVFNFGGFKNNPIHIPGEEPRLNLSKEEYKKSSGTTINHFYEKLLLLEGMMNTNTGKEMAAIRHQYMENFLQQFYDEWNAVV; translated from the coding sequence ATGAGTGATTTAATTTCTAAAACAATTGAATTTGTAAAGAAAAAACTTGAAGGGGCAGAAGCTGGGCACGACTGGTTTCATATTGAAAGAGTATGGAAGCTTTCTAAAAAGATTGCCGAGACAGAAAAATGTAATACGGAAGTTGTTGAGTTAGGAGCATTATTACATGATATCGCGGATCCTAAATTTCATAATGGTGATGAAAATATAGGTCCGGATACAGCAACAGCTTTTTTAGAAAGTGAGAGTGTAGACGTAGATACTATTCAGCAGGTAATCTTTATTATCAGAAATATATCTTTTAAGAACAGAAATGAAGCACCTAAAGAAAAGCCAATAGAATTACAGGTAGTTCAGGATGCGGATCGTCTGGATGCTATCGGGGCAATAGGAATTGCAAGAGTTTTCAATTTCGGCGGTTTTAAAAATAATCCTATCCATATTCCGGGGGAAGAACCAAGGCTTAATTTGTCGAAAGAAGAATACAAGAAATCTTCTGGTACTACCATTAACCATTTTTATGAAAAGCTTCTATTGTTGGAAGGGATGATGAATACTAATACCGGAAAAGAAATGGCAGCAATAAGGCATCAGTATATGGAAAACTTTCTACAGCAATTTTATGACGAATGGAATGCAGTAGTGTAG
- a CDS encoding alpha/beta hydrolase family protein: MKEVILKTRDGVNIIAHLFQPDKSNGKLVLINSATGVKQQVYFAIAQYFAENSFTVITYDYRGIGLSKPLDMRNFNSDAVLWGKEDFGIITAYIKENFSDYQKYCLGHSVGALILGMNADSEIFEKFIFVGTQNAYVGNLKWKTRIEAYLGFGLVQPLITRLFGYFPAQWFGLGESLPKGNAFDWRKLILNKKSTNKLLERTESFAESLNHKVFVIRAEDDVWLTEKGVKSLLNDTYPNMKPTYRLIKVSESEKGEIGHINFFRSYNRKLWKIILNEIQ, encoded by the coding sequence ATGAAGGAAGTAATTCTGAAAACCCGGGATGGTGTTAATATTATAGCCCATCTTTTTCAACCCGATAAAAGTAATGGGAAATTAGTACTCATTAATTCTGCAACTGGAGTGAAGCAGCAGGTTTATTTTGCCATTGCCCAATATTTTGCTGAAAATTCCTTTACTGTTATTACTTATGATTATCGGGGAATAGGACTCTCTAAACCTTTAGATATGCGGAACTTTAATTCTGATGCTGTTTTATGGGGTAAAGAAGACTTCGGAATTATTACAGCTTATATCAAAGAAAACTTTTCTGATTATCAGAAATACTGTTTGGGGCATTCTGTAGGCGCTCTGATACTGGGAATGAATGCTGATTCGGAAATATTTGAGAAATTTATTTTTGTTGGAACCCAGAATGCATACGTTGGAAACCTCAAATGGAAGACCAGAATTGAAGCCTATCTGGGGTTTGGACTTGTACAACCTTTAATTACAAGATTATTCGGCTATTTTCCGGCACAATGGTTTGGGCTGGGAGAAAGTCTGCCAAAAGGAAATGCTTTCGATTGGAGGAAATTAATTCTGAATAAAAAATCTACAAATAAACTCTTGGAGCGTACAGAAAGCTTTGCCGAAAGTCTTAACCATAAAGTTTTTGTAATCCGTGCAGAGGATGATGTATGGCTAACAGAAAAAGGTGTTAAGAGTCTGCTGAATGATACTTACCCGAATATGAAGCCTACCTACAGACTTATAAAGGTGTCAGAATCTGAAAAAGGAGAAATAGGACATATCAATTTTTTCCGTAGCTATAACAGGAAATTATGGAAAATTATCCTGAATGAGATACAGTAA
- a CDS encoding ribokinase, which translates to MKFSNHIPKIVVVGSSSIDLVLTTEHHPRINETVLATQTENFFGGKGANQAVGASRLGAKVHFVGCVGKDTNGKHVLENLVNEGVNVNFVEETSDYPTGTAYVTSAHGKISIIVAPAANNFITTDDIDKAEAEIAEADIVLTQLEIPVEVVEYLFEICKKHHTKIGLYASPAKFIGEDIAEKADFIVIKSNDLSVVFGEEGRDKVLKKLPNKLFIRDDTNSTVYFNGEEMKYYRNAPDTIAYKMGMGDAFTSGFAIALCHGNEIDECVRFGNEVSLKASANKGSQKGLPYLKDFSF; encoded by the coding sequence ATGAAATTTTCAAATCATATACCCAAAATTGTAGTAGTAGGAAGTTCATCAATAGACTTGGTGCTTACTACCGAGCATCACCCGCGTATCAATGAAACAGTATTGGCTACCCAAACCGAAAATTTCTTTGGGGGAAAGGGAGCGAATCAGGCAGTAGGAGCCAGCAGGCTAGGCGCTAAGGTACATTTTGTGGGATGTGTTGGTAAAGATACTAACGGCAAGCATGTACTGGAAAATCTCGTTAATGAAGGGGTAAATGTCAATTTTGTAGAGGAAACTTCAGATTATCCTACAGGTACGGCTTATGTTACTTCTGCACATGGTAAAATCAGTATTATAGTAGCGCCGGCTGCTAATAATTTTATAACCACAGATGATATAGACAAAGCAGAAGCAGAAATTGCAGAAGCAGATATAGTATTAACACAGCTGGAAATTCCGGTAGAGGTAGTAGAATATCTTTTTGAAATATGCAAAAAGCATCATACCAAAATTGGGCTGTATGCTTCACCTGCAAAGTTTATAGGAGAAGATATTGCTGAGAAAGCAGACTTTATTGTTATTAAAAGCAATGATTTGTCTGTTGTATTCGGAGAAGAGGGACGTGATAAAGTACTGAAAAAGCTGCCGAATAAATTATTTATTCGGGATGATACTAACTCTACCGTTTATTTTAATGGTGAGGAAATGAAGTACTACCGTAATGCACCGGATACTATTGCATATAAAATGGGAATGGGAGATGCATTTACTTCAGGTTTTGCAATTGCTCTTTGCCATGGAAATGAAATAGACGAATGTGTAAGATTTGGTAATGAAGTATCTCTGAAAGCATCTGCTAATAAAGGTTCTCAAAAAGGATTACCATATCTGAAAGATTTCAGCTTTTAA
- a CDS encoding DUF4241 domain-containing protein, with translation MNHIENIQKLFSKNFVESPLLESFDAGKLVITTGEIVASDPLITPDKEAFDQKFPTGEFAVNIHKERESNCVAYAEVVFQEAKITDWKLATTKGQNVKDLAEGEVFGYPVESGMGCFMDYETQKLLNALEQEMFQKKADDFEGIYAEFFHEHFYEQDGAVHQYALLKPYLDKDNNIFAFETGFGEGFYASYIAYDVNGIPVKLITEFIEIVVD, from the coding sequence ATGAATCATATAGAAAACATACAGAAGCTTTTTTCTAAGAATTTTGTAGAGTCACCATTGCTGGAAAGTTTTGATGCAGGAAAACTGGTAATTACCACAGGAGAAATTGTGGCCAGTGATCCGCTGATTACACCAGATAAGGAAGCTTTTGATCAAAAATTTCCAACAGGGGAATTTGCTGTAAATATCCATAAAGAAAGGGAAAGTAATTGTGTTGCTTATGCTGAAGTTGTATTTCAGGAGGCTAAGATTACAGATTGGAAACTGGCAACAACAAAAGGCCAGAATGTAAAAGATTTAGCCGAAGGAGAAGTATTCGGATATCCTGTAGAAAGCGGAATGGGCTGTTTTATGGACTATGAAACCCAAAAGCTACTCAATGCTTTGGAACAGGAAATGTTTCAGAAAAAAGCAGATGATTTTGAAGGAATTTATGCAGAATTTTTCCATGAACATTTTTATGAGCAGGATGGTGCTGTACACCAATATGCACTACTAAAGCCCTACTTGGATAAAGATAATAACATCTTTGCCTTTGAAACTGGATTTGGAGAGGGCTTCTATGCGAGTTATATAGCCTATGATGTAAATGGTATCCCTGTAAAATTAATTACTGAATTTATCGAAATAGTAGTAGATTAG